In Pseudorca crassidens isolate mPseCra1 chromosome 16, mPseCra1.hap1, whole genome shotgun sequence, one DNA window encodes the following:
- the OGDHL gene encoding 2-oxoglutarate dehydrogenase-like, mitochondrial: protein MSQLRLLPSRLGAQASRLLAAHGVQRFSWYSRSSGPPATFPSSKVGGGSSYMEEMYFAWLENPQSVHKSWDSFFRKASEEASYGPAQPRPLSVVPESRPAVLSRTKTSKLVEDHLAVQSLIRAYQIRGHHVAQLDPLGILDADLDSFVPSDLITTIDKLAFYDLREADLDKEFQLPTTTFIGGSENTLSLREIIRRLENTYCQHIGLEFMFINDVEQCQWIRQKFETPGVMQFSSEEKRTLLARLVRSMRFEDFLARKWSSEKRFGLEGCEVMIPALKTIIDKSSEMGIENVILGMPHRGRLNVLANVIRKDLEQIFCQFDPKLEAADEGSGDVKYHLGMYHERINRVTNRNITLSLVANPSHLEAVDPVVQGKTKAEQFYRGDAQGKKVMSILVHGDAAFAGQGVVYETFHLSDLPSYTTNGTVHVVVNNQIGFTTDPRMARSSPYPTDVARVVNAPIFHVNADDPEAVMYVCSVAAEWRNTFNKDVVVDLVCYRRRGHNEMDEPMFTQPLMYKQIHRQVPVLKKYADKLIAEGTVTLQEFEEEIAKYDRICEEAFGRSKDKKILHIKHWLDSPWPGFFTVDGEPKSMTCPATGIPEDMLTHIGEVASSVPLEDFKIHTGLSRILRGRADMTRKRTVDWALAEYMAFGSLLKEGIHVRLSGQDVERGTFSHRHHVLHDQEVDRRTCVPMNHLWPHQAPYTVCNSSLSEYGVLGFELGYAMASPNALVLWEAQFGDFHNTAQCIIDQFISTGQAKWVRHNGVVLLLPHGMEGMGPEHSSARPERFLQMSNDDSDAYPAFTQDFEVRQLYDCNWIVVNCSTPASYFHVLRRQILLPFRKPLIIFTPKSLLRHPEAKSSFDQMVSGTSFQRVIPEDGAAAQAPGQVRRLIFCTGKVYYDLVKERSSQGLDEQVAITRLEQISPFPFDLIRREAEKYPGAELVWCQEEHKNMGYYDYISPRFMTILGRARPIWYVGRDPAAAPATGNRNTHLVSLKKFLDTAFNLQAFEGKTF from the exons TCCTGGGACAGCTTCTTCCGGAAAGCCAGTGAGGAAGCCTCTTATGGTCCGGCTCAGCCCCGGCCCCTTTCTGTTGTCCCTGAGAGCAGGCCGGCAGTGTTGAGCCGGACCAAGACCAGTAAGCTGGTGGAGGACCACCTGGCTGTGCAGTCTCTGATCCGGGCCTACCAG ATCCGTGGCCACCATGTGGCCCAACTGGACCCCCTGGGCATTCTGGATGCAGACCTGGACTCCTTTGTGCCCTCAGACTTAATCACCACCATTGATAAATTGG CCTTCTACGACCTGCGGGAGGCTGACCTGGATAAGGAGTTCCAGCTGCCCACAACTACCTTTATTGGAGGCTCTGAAAACACCCTTTCTCTGCGGGAGATCATTCGGCGCCTGGAG AACACATACTGCCAGCACATCGGTCTGGAGTTCATGTTCATCAATGACGTGGAGCAGTGTCAGTGGATCCGGCAGAAGTTCGAGACCCCTGGCGTGATGCAGTTCTCCAGCGAGGAGAAGCGGACCCTGCTGGCCCGGCTGGTGCGCTCTATGAG GTTTGAAGATTTCCTGGCCCGGAAGTGGTCCTCAGAGAAGCGGTTTGGCCTGGAGGGCTGTGAGGTCATGATTCCTGCCCTCAAGACCATCATCGACAAATCCAGCGAGATGGGGATCGAGAATGTCATCCTGGGGATGCCACACAG GGGCAGGCTGAACGTGCTGGCCAACGTCATCCGCAAGGACCTGGAGCAGATCTTCTGCCAGTTTGACCCCAAGCTGGAGGCGGCGGATGAG GGCTCCGGAGATGTCAAATATCACCTCGGCATGTACCATGAGAGGATCAACCGAGTCACAAACAGGAACATCACTCTGTCGCTCGTGGCCAACCCCTCCCACCTGGAAGCTGTGGACCCCGTGGTGCAGGGGAAGACGAAGGCAGAGCAGTTCTACCGCGGGGATGCTCAGGGCAAGAAG GTCATGTCCATCCTGGTGCATGGGGATGCCGCCTTCGCTGGCCAGGGTGTGGTCTATGAGACCTTCCACCTGAGTGACCTGCCCTCTTACACCACCAACGGTACCGTGCACGTCGTCGTCAACAACCAG ATTGGCTTCACCACGGACCCCCGGATGGCCCGCTCCTCACCATACCCCACCGACGTCGCCCGTGTAGTCAACGCGCCCATCTTCCATGTGAATGCAGACGACCCAGAGGCCGTGATGTATGTGTGCAGTGTGGCGGCCGAGTGGAGGAACACCTTCAATAAAGACGTCGTGGTGGACCTG GTCTGTTACCGCCGGCGTGGCCACAACGAGATGGACGAGCCCATGTTCACGCAGCCGCTCATGTACAAGCAGATCCACAGGCAGGTGCCTGTGCTGAAGAAGTACGCAGACAAGCTCATCGCCGAGGGCACCGTGACCCTGCAGGAATTCGAG GAAGAAATCGCCAAATATGACCGGATCTGTGAGGAGGCGTTTGGCAGGTCCAAGGATAAAAAGATCCTGCATATAAAGCACTGGCTGGACTCCCCCTGGCCTG GCTTCTTCACTGTGGACGGGGAGCCCAAGAGCATGACATGCCCAGCCACGGGTATTCCAGAGGACATGCTGACCCACATTGGTGAAGTGGCCAGCTCTGTGCCCCTGGAGGACTTTAAGATCCACACGG GCCTCTCTCGTATCCTGCGGGGCCGTGCGGACATGACCAGGAAGAGGACAGTGGACTGGGCGCTGGCAGAGTACATGGCCTTTGGCTCCCTGCTCAAGGAAGGCATCCATGTGCGGCTCAGTGGGCAGGACGTGGAGAGGGGCACATTCAG TCACCGGCACCACGTTCTCCATGACCAGGAAGTTGACCGGAGGACGTGTGTCCCCATGAACCACCTCTGGCCTCACCAGGCCCCCTACACTGTGTGCAACAGCTCCCTCTCGGAGTACGGAGTTCTGG GCTTCGAGCTGGGCTACGCCATGGCCAGCCCCAACGCCCTGGTCCTCTGGGAGGCGCAGTTTGGTGACTTCCACAACACGGCCCAGTGCATCATCGACCAGTTCATCAGCACGGGCCAGGCCAAGTGGGTTCGGCACAATGGCGTCGTGCTGCTGCTGCCCCACGGCATGGAGGGCATG GGCCCGGAGCACTCGTCAGCCAGGCCCGAGAGGTTCCTGCAGATGAGCAATGATGACTCGGACGCCTACCCC GCGTTCACCCAGGACTTCGAGGTGAGACAGCTCTACGACTGCAACTGGATAGTGGTCAACTGCTCCACGCCGGCCAGCTACTTCCACGTGCTGCGCCGCCAGATCCTGCTGCCCTTCCGCAAGCCG CTGATCATCTTCACACCCAAATCTCTGCTGAGGCACCCAGAAGCCAAGTCCAGCTTTGACCAAATGGTTTCTG GGACCAGCTTCCAGCGGGTGATTCCTGAGGATGGGGCTGCGGCGCAGGCTCCCGGGCAGGTGCGGCGGCTCATCTTCTGCACGGGAAAGGTGTACTATGACCTGGTGAAGGAGCGGAGCAGCCAGGGCCTGGACGAGCAAGTGGCTATCACACGCCTGGAGCAG ATCTCTCCATTCCCCTTCGACCTGATCAGGCGAGAGGCAGAGAAGTACCCGGGTGCAGAGCTGGTGTGGTGCCAGGAGGAGCACAAGAACATGGGCTACTACGACTACATCAGCCCGCGCTTCATGACCATCCTGGGCCGAGCGCGGCCCATATG GTATGTTGGCCGAGACCCAGCAGCTGCACCAGCCACAGGAAACAGGAACACTCACCTGGTGTCTCTGAAGAAGTTTCTGGATACTGCCTTCAATCTCCAGGCCTTTGAGGGCAAGACATTTTAG